ACAAATAACTTCGCCGTTCGGTATGCTCGGTTTCAATTTACAGACGCTCAACTTAGATCTTTCTAGACCATTCGAACTCGGTCTGGACGCTATGACGGCGCGTTGGGACGCGTTATCATAGGCCAGAGACATGAACGATCCTTCCACGGGCAAGACCCTCGGCTCACACTGCCTTGTGTTCACCGCCCACAGCTTCGATGAGTTCAACTGGCACGACAAGAGACCATATTCTGTGGAACACAAAGACACAACTGGTGACAGGTCCCCCGGAGAGCTCAGCATCCGTAAGTAGGTGCTAGGGTTTCTGACGTCATAGTGGTGGATCACGCCTCCGACGCCGCCTACGTAGAACTCGTTGCTGCGCAAGTTGTCCCAAGAGCAGGACCAGAGCGGCATGCCCGAGTTCACCGTCACGCTGAGGATGCCGCGCTCGACTATCCGCGCCGTGCTGTCCAGGGCCACGCTCAGCAGCAGGTCCCGGTGCTGGGAGTACGTGATGTCGCGGATCGGCTTCGGGTGCAGATGGACGAACTGCCCCAGCTTGTAGTCGACACAGCTGATCTTCCTTATCCCGAATCCAGGGAAGAGATAGTTGACGCTCTTCTGGGACACATACAACTCGTAGGTCCGGCAGTTGTAGGTCAGGACTCTGCAGCCTCCGTCCTTGCATATTTCAAGGTTCTTCTCCAAGGCGAACCTCCAGGACTTCCTGGAAGGCTGCTCCTTGTTAGATTGAGACTTCATTAGGGTGCTCCGTAGGCCCTCGAGCTGTTGCACGCAAGCGCGATgtgctatcttcatcttttCTAATTCCAGTTCGGTTCTGCTCTTCTCTGATTGAAGAATCTCAACTTGTTTTTGTAGAGCCGTAATTTGCGAAGTGTCCGCCGCTACCAAGCGCCTCGCGTATATGAACCTCAGGTCCTTCAAGTTGGCCTTCCCCTTGCAGGTCGGGCACGTTCTGTCTTTTAGTTTCTGAGCCTTCAGCCAGCGCTCCACACACTCTGAACCGAAAAGGTGACCGCAGCGCAGTGCTACTAGCCTGTGGTCACCGGAGTTACCCCACGAGTCCAAGCAAATCGGGCAGGTTTCGCCGTCGACCTCTTCGACTTCGTTCATCTTCCTGAGTTTGGCTGGGGGTTCGATGTCATCAGGGGGCCTGGGGTTCAATCTGATCGAAGCGCAACTATTCGAATCTTCATTTATAGATTGTCTCGTGCTCTCATCGCTGAATGAGGTGAGAGGTGAAGTGAGGTTGCTGTCCTCGCTCTGAGCCGGGAGGTGTCCTGGTCCGTTAATGATGATGTTCAGCACCGTGTCGTTGCTGTCATCGTTGTCGTACCTCAAGGGACCGGCCAAGTCTATTTGTATGGGCTCATCGCTGGGCACATCTAACGGACCCTCGGAGGGATCGTGATCATGGCTTCGACTAGTCGACGGCAGATCTATGTGGTTGTCATTCTCTGCTGCTGCGAAGCTTTGCTCCGGTTCTTCGAATATATTTGGACTCCCCGGTGACTCTGTGCCCTGGCTCTGTGCGGTGGGATACTGGCTCATTTTTCGTAGTCATTGGGTTACCTGGGAACAGAGAAAATGTTTTTGGTCTAAGTCATCCTTTTCTTGATTACATAGAAGGTGTGTTGGTAATGTTCCTGGAAACGAAGACGAGTGGTAGAATTGCTGATGGCTCAACAAAcaacgcaaaataataattatctaaaatttgaatttccaattaatttaatttaacaaatcCTTTACctcagactttttttttttcgggccgaggcccgaacctcttacgaggtccccgcgcctatgGGGCGCGCGGGctatgtgggactcaacgatctgcaaggtgttggaagCAGAcagcgggcccaaggaattttagggcacacccactaaacgactcccctgcactcttacacccgacgtccgatctccgttcgGGGTCAAtacccggtcagagtagaggGGTTCCtgcagtcaacactacaaccagacacgcggcgccaccctgAGGACGctcgaccgacgggtcgtcgaggcgatagtcgacgaccaacgacttcggtctccgcggtacggcggccctaccgagccgcccgggcgatgacgctggtgttccgggataccccgctgagccagaaccagcctgccaggtcggaacgcgatacaccgccaccTCACCATGAAACCTCACCATGAAACCCATACATCATAACATGCATGCCACccctcaccttgagacatcagcTTAAAGTCTTAGTTATCAACAGCCTCATGTATCAGACCTGGGTACACAACTGTTTAGCGGTTGTTTGCAATGAAATGAAAGTTGGCCTCATACCAGCTGTTGTTCCatcttataattatgtataataaaattgcaGGCtctgataaccatttaacattaggtgggctgcgagctcatccacacacCTGCATCTTTGGAGCTCTTTACCCACAAATTTCTCACTAAAGATAAATACTTATTTGAAGAATGGTGGTCACACTTGAGTATCTCTAGCACAATAGTCACAGCCAGATGACATTACAGAGTCCTCAACAATTGCATGATATTATGTCTTAGCTAGCTTTCATAGCTGCTCATAGCACACTGTTGTCCAGCTGGACATCTAAGAGTCACAGCTGTGTCAATCCAACAACTCAACAAATTGTAACGCATGATTGCTGAGCATAGTCCTAAGGTTACCACCAATTGGGATTGCAGATTGTTTTAGGGCTGTTACCATATTATGTACAATGTCAAACAGACACCGTTTTATTCTTAACATAAGCATACTGTATTGTGAACATTCAATAATTATGATGTACATTGAATTTGCAAAAATACCCTACCTATAAAACTTAAATCACACACATAAGATAGCCtgatggtttgatttttaccatTCATTTTACTAAATTAACATTGTCAACCTTAGATCTTTGTGATCAATTTGACACAAATTTTATCATTGAGACTATTGAGACAGATAAATTATTACTGAAATGTAACATCATCGTTTCACAAGGAGTCCTTCAGGTTAGATTTAGGTATGCCAGTTGGTTTGGGTTTGTAGTCGATCCAATTTCAGCCCACTACCCCACTGTTTCTGTCAGCTATCAAATTTGTCTCAAGATAGGAGGAGGCATGCGAGTTTTCATACCAATGAGCTTCGATCGCATCTTCTAACACTGAACCACTTCTCAATCATGTGGTCTGAGGTTTGGGGATGCTCGACAGTACTAATTTATCAATTTCTTAGAAAACGTTATTATAATTAGTATAGAACATAAAAAAACCTAGTCGGGTTATGTACTGAGGacttttacatatttaattaaattcctACTCACCCTTTGCACAGGTCAATAGCTGCAACAATCACTAATATCCGTAAAATGTATCAATGAAAAAACGTTTCTTGTTAAGCGGaaacaattttttgtttgtaaaattttacgTAGGTATTGTTTACATTTATTTGATGGCCAtttgttttaacttttatttCGTTATGATTAGATTTTGTAACATTTAGTAGACAAATTAATTTCGTTATTTACGTACATTAATTCATGTGCTAATACTACTtggttttaatgtttattgtgtattatttcttgtcaatttttataaattaaaccgctTTTTCGTCAAAAacatcaaaattttcaatttgagAGTAATTATTTGGGTTACCAAAAGACAAATATTTCCACAGATTAGTTGGGAATTTGGATCCCAATGCCAATGCACAAAACTTGGCTCACATTATAATTATGTAGTCCTTCCAGATCCTACACCTttaatgaaaagaaaatttgtAATGTACTAGGCCCTGATTAGACTGCAGATCTTGTAAGTTTCTTTATCTCTGGAATGCGGTTTCTAAAGACAGACGAAATACCAGTATCAATCACGGTACCTAATTTGCATAATGTAAAGCGTCTGAGCGAATCTCTTCCAACGCACTTCGGAAATACACTAATCAGGTACGAACAAACTTTGTAACCTTTATTATCTAATACCACACTTCGGAAAATAAAAAGTCCCTGTTCAGCTGACTTCATGGCCTTCTCAAAAAGAACTGTTAACTAGTCCTCATCAGACATCATAACAGTTcagtattaaatgtattttaaatctaATAGTTGTCTTATAACTCTAAACCGTACTGAAAGACTGGTTCCCAGTAATATTACAGGACTACCTTTTAAGATTATTCAATTCCCTAACGCTACCGACGCGGCGACagttgataaattttattaatttattgacaaCTACTCAATATACTTGTAGTACCTaccgatgtttttatttaaaaatacactttGTTTCGGCAACAATTAGGCCAGCACGCAGATTCCAATTTTAAAGCCGGCAGTACTAAATTTAGTGTCAAATCTGATAAAGGAGGAGGATAACGGGCCTTGCTCATTCCgtatttttatacaatttaaaacgaaTCGAGCTTGTATTCGTGacttatttatgtaataatatactCAATGTTATTAGTTTAccattatttaacataaataacaGTGATGAATATCTCTAGTGaagtgaaatttaaatttacaagttGATCATTTGTTGATATCATGGCGACCGAATGGGGATGTTCGGTAGTGTTTATATGAAGAAAATAATCGTGTTTCCACATATTCATGCAATATTGTAATGTACTTGTACAGCGGttagtgattttatttatattaaaattactcaAAAATTAGAGTGATCGATATTACTCAATTTTTTTGCAGTGAGTGAGCTTAAAGCACTGAAATCCGCGATGGAATAAATTAAATGCTTGAATATGGTGTTGTACTGAACTTGTGCTCTTTTACACAGTCCTTCTCTATTGCTCTCATTTCGCATTAGCTAATAAATGCAAAAATGTCCACATAACGATGTCAATACGATGTTGCAAGTTCCAAATGTAGGTCAGATAGAGTTTAGGTCAGATGCGCGCGCACTGACGTCAGAAATCCACCTTTTGGCGCAcccctaaaataaattaaaacgtaTACTGAAAAACAAAAGAACTGATGCCCACAAACAgcatttaaattcaataattttcatacaaactacaaacaaacaaacaacatacAAACAACATTTCATTCTAGCAAAATATGTTTGACTGAATTTGGAACAAGAGCTTATATGTTTGCTGGTGCAGGATCCGGaacaacataaaataaaatttcactgtAATGAAAACtttagaattaattttattgttgccTTTTGATTCCCATCACAAAACAATCACTTTTTAAGTTAAATCATACccattaaacattaaatgtcACTGAAAACAGTTAAATAATTTGTGTGCATTGTatgaaaaaacaaatatgttttaGAATAAACAAAGCTATAAAAGTAATgttgattgtattttaaaggTCCATTGCATACAGAAATGTTTCTTAATACTAAAGATATATAGATAGTATATAGCATATTAGGAAAATGGACAAGAAAAAACTGACATTGATTGTCCCCAAACCGCTATTCTTATTAAAGCTTCTGTTTCTTCTTCAAAGCACACCCCTGCCAATGTCGAGTAGTTAATAAATCAGTGACAAAGAATGGAGAAGAGAATAAAATTGCATAATATAATCACAAACAGTAATCATGataaagaaactaaaaaaaatcaaagtttgTCTTCTTTGTACTGGACacacatttattttgaataatgatACTGATTTTGCCTCAGAATCAAATTCAGTTCTATGATACAGTATGTCACAGCAACAAGGAAATCCAAGAGAAATAGTTATCCAGTCCATGGGCTGAAGTTATAATCACTGGTAGTAGTTCTGGATCAGAGTCATATATCCAAcctcttttttattgtttaatttctatttCAGTACTTAAAAGATTTTTGTGGATATTCACTGACGgtaccatattttttattatttgattttttattccaAGTTGCTCTCATCTATGAGCATATCTTAACTACATATGATGTGTTCTCATTCATTAGGCTTATGGCCTCAATCACTGTTAGATCTGGTTGTATTTGAAGTCTTAAAAAGGCCCAATTATCAGTGCCCTACATAGATAAAATCttgtttttataaatgaatattcTAAGAACTATAAGAAATGTAAGTaatttagacatttttgtccttGGCACAGAACACTGTTTTGTCATATTTGCAATCTTCTATCAGATCTAATTCTGAGTGTATCCTTTTGTACGCATTTGCTTCTATCAAAACACTTGACAGTCAGCTGATCACAATATTATTGTTCaacaaaaatccaataataaaaaatatggtaattaaagatctaataattattatattttcttacaTAGTGGGGTTTCTTACATAGTACTTATgggtagtttatttaaatattgttatctATGTAAATTGTTACTGTAGGGGTCTAACTAGTAAACTAAAGTATTGATTGAAACAGTCATACTTAGATGTCCATGTTACTTTAGGCACTTTAGGCAGAGGGTTCAGTGTTCTTGTATTCTAAGACTTCAATATTATCCTGACATTTGGaaagtaataattttaatggtaCACAAAATGGGAAAACCAACCAATGAAGTAATTTCCATAGACTTATTAGCCTACTGCTAGTTTTCTGAGATTTTCGAAAAGCAGTTGTTACACCAATTTTTACCTATACAAACCAActtaaaaaattcataaagtGGTGGATAGAATCAGTAAGTTACTGGTAAATAATGAATACTGCTCTTTGGTCTTGCTTGACATACAGCAGACCTTCAATAGAGTTTGACCTTAAGATCTTTTCTATGAGGTTACGAACAGCCTTACCATAACTACCACTTACCATGCAAATCCTATTTGTCTGAGAGACTATTTTTGATGGAGGCTGAGTCTTCTTTTGCATTCTAACAAATTGTTTGTCTTGGGATTAATTATGTACATGATACATATATTTGACTGGAAGTGTAGGATATCACAATGGCCACATTGATCATTGATATTTGCTTATGGTACCATTTCTCAGATGCTTGATGTCATTACAGCAAAGTATGCTGATGCATTTCCATTGCAGTTGGTAAATATGTATTTGAAACTAAGAGTTTAATTTGAAGTCAAATGAATAGAAGAGTCAAATCTAGACCACTTAGAACTGCTACTTCTTCTCTGGGCAAATAGATCCactttgtatatttttgttGCCAATAAATCTCACGTCAAGACACTTGTGGGGCACATTGTGGAGatgtttaatacataatttgtaCTATTATTTCCTGAATACCATATTGTGTAATGAAGATGCTTAGCTTAGTTAGCATAATATGAACCATAGGTTGAGATAACACTCCTTAATATTCCATGATCATAAAAAGTGAAATATTTGAGCCATTGGATaaaatgaaattgatatttaaataatatgtaatctTATGgtttataaaagttattttgattatttctaCAACTAGTGAAAATCCATGAAGATTGCCTTTTATCATATTAGTCCAATATGTCCATTGTCAAATGCTGCTTAGTAAGAAACACTCTCAGACACTGCTGCTGTCCACGGGTGACATTAACTACTTATACACTGATGTTGTGGTATGGTAGTTTCAATGTTTGCCGGTCTTGTAGGAGGAGGTACGCGGCTGTGATGGCGGGGCTCGACCCATGAGCCGGCTGCTGTGCTGTTTGTGCGCGCCCGTCGCTAATATGGGCGCCGCGCTCTCGCACCCGCAGGTATACCAGGTACCGCAGGTACCACACACTATATACTGTTAAAAGCGAGACCTTACAacgcatgtctcaaggtgggtgacggcgttAACATTGTACATGTCTGTGGGTCTATAACCACTTagttcaggtgggccgtgagctcgtccacctaaccaagcaataaaaaaaacatgaactgATCAGTGTGCCCATTCTGAGTGACTCGAAAATTACTATTGTAATCCTGCCTGGACTATCTAACTGAATTCGACCAATGACTTCCATGTTCAATAATATTGTACTATGAAAATCAACAGACATGTTTCTGTTTGGGTTATCAGTAGCGGTGGCCTGGTTATCCATCCTCATTGCCAGCCACTACCGATCTGTGTAAGCAGCCCATGAAGCAAATAGGCATCCTATTTTGCAGGTGGGACAGATGCTGTCAATGATAGTTGAGACTTCAACCTGATGTCCCAAGTGGATGGTGATACCGATACTTGGTGATATTAATTGACTCCCATAAACATATAGAAGAGTggaaagctatttggtttatgcaacatttcgcttaacatgggacatttatctttgtaattaaaggcttcgtcaaacagaacgcgtacttagcgcgcgtcagagcgctaaactaacgccgcgctatgacgccgagatgtgttgtactactatggtaagataccgtcaaacagagcgccagcggtATAGCTATACTGCtgagtacaacacatctcggcgttatagcgtagcgctctgaaccgcgctaattacgcgttctgtttgacgaagcctttaaggtgttttttatttgttaaaagcATCAAAAGTTTGAtgcttttaattgaaattcaatgtggcttaatacatttaaatagctcaagaagtttttttttctttaagatgttttttgctaattttaaactttaaatggctctcctgtaaagttgcaaaaatgtcgtttaagTCAAATAACATTTCGACCCTCGATATGATCGTCCCGAGCACTACTGCTCTTGTTAGAGATCTAATGGCTGTTGTTTTTACCATGTACTCAATGTTTCCACGTCCCCAGGAGGGAGATATATGTGATGGTGTTGGCGGACCGCCGGCGCCTCCCACTATGGCCGACGTTATAAGGCAAgtatcaatatttatatatatataaatgaatctgCAGAATGTATGTACACGCATAACTATAGAACGCCGGCAAcgaattggatttttttttttttttgctatgtttgttattgtcaggagaaagttatttaaaaaaacttattaaggAAATTGCGCGGAACATTAGAAAATTGAAGAAAGCTTAAccactaatattattttttttagtttcggtataaggcagcggcttggctctgcccctggcattgctgcagtccatgggcgacggtaaccactcactatcaggtgggcggtatgctcgtATACCCACTAGGGCAAAAAAAGGTGCTAAAGCGTCATGGTGGTACTACAAACAATTCTTTATACAATATcctatattacattattttctcaggttcagatttgtataaaaggaaattcaataaaatcaatagtAAATTTTAGTCCCCCAAGCGCTGCGAAGGCAGGTCGGTAGTTTAATATGTGTAGGTACACGTGCGTCACCGGATTGTTGTCTAGGTCAGAATGAAACACGGTATTATTAGAATAGAATATTTTGTGAATCAGCAATGTAAAGCTAAACTAAATTGCATTGCGGGCTACGAACAAGAACAGTAATGGAAACTAATATTTCGATTAAGATTTTTCAATGGTGATTGAATTTTACCGTATTTAGGTTGAGAGAGCCATCATGCGTCAAATAGCGGAACCATGTAACACTAACGAAAgactgtaaaattaataaatctggAATATACTGCCGAGTAGTGTGAGCGAattcttcttcttattcttcTATCAGCCCGGagacgtccactgttggacataagcCAAGTTCTGCCCTGCTTGCATGCaacggatccccgcgaacctcaatagatcctCGGTCCTTCTTGTTGGAGGCCTACCCACTACCTACCTACGAGCGAATAGGAAAAGTTTATCGCGAAGCGAACCGTACCTCCTTTGCGGGTGTCGGAGCTTGTTATCAAACCacctcctcctggctgagcctctcAGTTCGCTCACATTCGTCTTGGTTAAGTGATCAActgtaatctctatatataaaaaaacgttagtgtctttagaggaagaggtagatctaagaataaatggatggattgcgtaaaagacgatatgtgtaagaggggagtgagagAAGACATGGTTTATGATAGAGaagtatggaagaagaaaacatgttacgccgaccccaggggactgggagaaggacaggagaatgatgatgaaagtGTAATCAGAGCGATAAACAAGCAATCTGTAGCGAAGGGACGTTGTGGTAAAGTAGTTCTCGAAGCAGTGATGGGCACGTGATGAGATTCAAGTGCAGATTCATCTCGCGCCAGTTGTTGAGTGTGGTGTGTGAACAGGGAGAGGAAGAAGAAAGCGGGCGGCGCGGCGTTGGGCACGCTGAGGAGACGCCTCGTCGCCGCCACCAGGAGGCCCAGGGACTCGCAGCCAGACCGAGGTGACTATATATATAACGCTTTGTATTGCCTTTCAGCACGCAACAACTTCTTTGTCCATCTGAGTGAACTTAAAAATTTCTTAGCTTTTGCCTACCGCGGTCCCAGCCCTGCGAGGCCAGTGGTGGATGGACCTCTAACGATACCGCCATCGAATTTTAGGCGTAAAGTTGATGTGATTATATacaaacaaagacaaaaaaattattttaataagaatCTCAATGGTTATTTACGCGCGTCAGAAGTTGTTGGCGTAATTGAATTATCGAACGCCTCAACATCCACAATATTTATTGGTTAATAAGTGCAAAGAACTTCACAAATTTAGCTTAATTTTTGGATACACAAGTAATGGAAAAATTACGTACAATTTATTCCATCTCTCTCTTTCGCAGACTAACCCCCCACAAATGCATATTGTTGTCCCTTTTTAGTATCGTCATTCGACTGTCATTTCCGTTCCGTCCAGCTTTGAATCGCAACGATGCTAAAGATATTTCACTCTCAAAAGCTAAAAGAAAC
The sequence above is drawn from the Bombyx mori chromosome 11, ASM3026992v2 genome and encodes:
- the LOC101738917 gene encoding E3 ubiquitin-protein ligase RFWD3, with protein sequence MSQYPTAQSQGTESPGSPNIFEEPEQSFAAAENDNHIDLPSTSRSHDHDPSEGPLDVPSDEPIQIDLAGPLRYDNDDSNDTVLNIIINGPGHLPAQSEDSNLTSPLTSFSDESTRQSINEDSNSCASIRLNPRPPDDIEPPAKLRKMNEVEEVDGETCPICLDSWGNSGDHRLVALRCGHLFGSECVERWLKAQKLKDRTCPTCKGKANLKDLRFIYARRLVAADTSQITALQKQVEILQSEKSRTELELEKMKIAHRACVQQLEGLRSTLMKSQSNKEQPSRKSWRFALEKNLEICKDGGCRVLTYNCRTYELYVSQKSVNYLFPGFGIRKISCVDYKLGQFVHLHPKPIRDITYSQHRDLLLSVALDSTARIVERGILSVTVNSGMPLWSCSWDNLRSNEFYVGGVGGVIHHYDVRNPSTYLRMLSSPGDLSPVVSLCSTEYGLLSCQLNSSKLWAVNTRQCEPRVLPVEGSFMSLAYDNASQRAVIASRPSSNGLERSKLSVCKLKPSIPNGEVICDVVETFSGSLRSSLMSKVAWVRLASSAWVAAHSESDSALYLHGVDGTRTMSLPASEPALDVCSVETNGSNILAALSESRLRLYKAVPTNT